In one Bacillota bacterium genomic region, the following are encoded:
- a CDS encoding CRISPR-associated endonuclease Cas3'' gives MYSAHSAVKGREEPVMEHLARTAQLAKEFASGFAPFEAEIAGYGHDIAKYGELFQRRLHGEASGIDHWSLGAWILLQHYKETGLAAALAIQGHHIGLQSGRNIDSLRPDVLAACHPLKLVLSEPDPSVLEKRYIADGGVFPSPPPGVSSRFLRDVQSQHNLAAMLDVRMLFSALVDADFIATEAHFNRSEDGTYKYRPPGRTLAVDQALARLDSHLAEIRAKSKADPAVRALREDLQRTCMEAADRPPGLYTLTAPTGSGKTIAMLIFALRHALRHGLRRIIVVLPFLSIIEQTAAVYRSIFGEDDLHPYVLEDHSLAEVETCAKGPDESRARLLAEDWDAPVIITTSVRFCESLFANRPSACRKLHNIAGSVVLWDEVQTLPAHLAVPTLAALSHLKEAFGCSVVLSTATQPAFGSLSAHVSRHAPAGWEAQEIVPPELGLFRRVQRVRVHWPGEGLRTTTLEEVAEKMAHCPQALAIVNVKRHSRKLYKLLAERVEKKGLYHLSTDMCPAHRTDVLSEVRSRLEAGLECRLVSTQCVEAGVDIDFPVVFRAWGPLEALAQAAGRCNREGHLAEGEFHVFLPPIDQEAYPDQTYSAAASEVRKLALERGGTLDLQDPALFLDYYREFYDLANVVNEDKGLFEFIKTCNFAEVAERYHLIDNPTINVLVPYGRRIDEYRELRQIGLNQGLSRDWVHRARRLAVSLYRSAEGRSTGDDWLEPVKYRGDETGWYVYLDDRDYSEELGLIIPDVPRVLGA, from the coding sequence ATGTATTCAGCGCATTCAGCAGTAAAGGGGCGAGAGGAGCCGGTCATGGAGCATCTGGCGCGAACAGCCCAACTCGCGAAGGAATTCGCTTCAGGTTTCGCTCCGTTCGAGGCTGAGATAGCGGGGTACGGCCATGATATCGCAAAGTACGGGGAGCTATTCCAGAGGCGTTTGCATGGAGAGGCGTCAGGCATCGACCATTGGTCTCTCGGTGCCTGGATACTGCTTCAGCACTACAAAGAGACCGGCCTGGCAGCTGCATTGGCAATCCAGGGGCACCATATTGGTCTGCAGAGCGGTCGAAACATAGACAGTCTTAGACCCGACGTGCTTGCAGCATGCCATCCATTGAAGTTGGTGCTCTCTGAGCCAGATCCATCCGTCCTCGAGAAACGGTATATTGCCGACGGCGGGGTCTTTCCCTCACCTCCTCCTGGCGTGTCCAGCAGGTTCCTAAGGGATGTCCAGTCGCAACACAACCTCGCCGCCATGCTGGATGTGCGCATGCTATTCTCCGCTCTCGTTGATGCGGATTTCATCGCCACTGAAGCGCATTTTAACCGCTCTGAGGATGGAACGTATAAGTACCGTCCACCCGGGCGCACGTTGGCGGTTGACCAAGCACTGGCCAGGCTGGATTCTCATCTGGCGGAGATCCGCGCCAAGTCAAAGGCCGACCCAGCCGTGCGTGCCCTCCGGGAAGACCTCCAGCGAACGTGCATGGAAGCCGCCGACCGGCCGCCCGGACTCTACACGCTTACTGCACCCACCGGCTCAGGGAAGACCATTGCTATGCTCATTTTCGCACTGAGACACGCGCTCCGCCACGGTCTGCGACGCATTATCGTCGTTCTCCCGTTCTTGAGCATAATCGAGCAGACTGCCGCGGTGTATCGTTCCATATTCGGTGAGGATGACCTTCATCCGTACGTCCTGGAAGACCATAGCCTGGCTGAAGTGGAGACCTGCGCCAAAGGCCCGGACGAGAGCCGAGCACGGTTGCTCGCGGAGGACTGGGACGCGCCAGTCATCATCACCACGAGCGTTCGCTTCTGCGAGTCTCTGTTTGCGAACCGGCCATCGGCGTGCCGGAAACTTCACAACATCGCCGGCAGTGTAGTGCTATGGGATGAAGTCCAGACACTTCCAGCTCATCTCGCAGTCCCTACTCTCGCGGCGCTCTCGCACCTCAAAGAGGCGTTTGGCTGTTCGGTTGTGCTTTCCACAGCCACCCAACCCGCATTTGGCTCACTGAGCGCACATGTCTCTCGGCACGCGCCTGCAGGGTGGGAAGCCCAGGAGATCGTCCCGCCTGAACTAGGGCTCTTCCGCCGCGTGCAGCGGGTGCGCGTGCACTGGCCCGGGGAGGGCCTTCGCACGACTACGCTGGAGGAAGTTGCCGAAAAGATGGCCCACTGCCCGCAGGCGCTGGCAATTGTGAATGTCAAGCGACACTCGCGAAAGCTCTACAAGCTGCTCGCTGAACGCGTGGAGAAGAAGGGACTCTACCATCTGTCCACGGACATGTGCCCGGCCCACAGGACTGACGTCCTGAGCGAAGTCAGGAGTCGCCTTGAGGCTGGTCTGGAGTGCCGACTGGTCTCTACTCAGTGCGTAGAGGCAGGGGTCGACATTGACTTTCCTGTGGTGTTCAGAGCCTGGGGCCCTCTTGAAGCGCTTGCGCAGGCGGCGGGCAGATGCAACCGGGAGGGCCACCTTGCAGAGGGGGAGTTCCACGTCTTTCTGCCGCCCATAGACCAGGAGGCCTATCCTGACCAGACCTACTCGGCCGCAGCATCGGAGGTGAGGAAGCTTGCGCTGGAACGTGGAGGCACGCTAGATCTTCAGGATCCGGCACTGTTCCTGGATTACTACAGGGAATTCTACGATCTGGCGAACGTGGTAAACGAGGACAAGGGTCTGTTCGAATTCATAAAGACCTGCAATTTCGCGGAGGTGGCCGAGCGTTACCACCTGATCGACAATCCCACGATCAACGTGCTGGTGCCATATGGTCGTCGAATTGACGAATACCGTGAGCTGCGGCAGATCGGTTTGAACCAGGGGCTTTCCCGCGACTGGGTGCACAGAGCCCGGCGGTTGGCGGTCAGTCTCTATCGAAGCGCGGAAGGCAGAAGCACCGGTGATGATTGGCTGGAGCCGGTCAAGTATCGAGGTGACGAAACCGGGTGGTACGTGTACCTCGACGATCGTGACTACTCGGAGGAGCTTGGGTTGATCATACCCGACGTACCAAGGGTCCTTGGAGCATGA
- the cas5c gene encoding type I-C CRISPR-associated protein Cas5c yields MNENGRFVLEVWGDLACFTRPELKVERFSYPVMTPSAGRGILDAIYSKPVEFGWRVDRIEILNPIRYIPLRRNEVKEKISVRAIQAVMKAGGEVAPIIADATREMIGNDQQGRTQRQTMALVDVRYRVHAHIQPRPAFAGRLNALAAQMQRRLDAGKCFYQPYFGCREFVAFFSQADASNNPPPQRIDLDLGYMVYDVFDLNTVDESGYAAPKISVFHAFVKGGILDVPEYESEAVLKPR; encoded by the coding sequence GTGAACGAGAATGGCCGTTTTGTCCTGGAGGTCTGGGGCGACCTCGCGTGCTTTACCCGACCCGAGCTGAAGGTGGAGCGGTTCAGCTACCCGGTGATGACGCCTTCGGCCGGTCGCGGGATTCTGGACGCAATCTACTCCAAACCAGTCGAATTCGGATGGCGGGTGGACCGAATCGAGATCTTGAACCCTATCCGGTACATCCCTTTGCGTAGGAACGAGGTTAAAGAGAAGATCAGCGTCCGCGCGATCCAGGCCGTGATGAAGGCCGGAGGTGAGGTTGCCCCAATTATCGCGGATGCCACCAGAGAGATGATCGGAAATGATCAGCAGGGTCGCACTCAGCGTCAGACCATGGCGCTCGTCGATGTACGCTACAGAGTACATGCGCACATCCAGCCAAGACCCGCCTTTGCGGGTCGGCTGAACGCCCTGGCAGCGCAGATGCAACGGCGGTTGGACGCCGGGAAGTGCTTCTACCAACCTTACTTCGGTTGCCGGGAATTCGTGGCATTCTTCAGCCAGGCGGATGCAAGCAACAACCCACCTCCGCAACGCATCGATCTCGATCTGGGCTACATGGTCTATGATGTTTTCGATCTGAACACAGTGGACGAGTCTGGCTATGCTGCGCCCAAGATCAGCGTCTTCCACGCCTTCGTGAAAGGCGGCATCCTGGACGTACCTGAGTACGAAAGTGAGGCCGTGCTAAAGCCCAGATAG